The genomic region GACGGCGCAAATATTTACCAGGCCGCTGAATACAGGGTAAATAGCCCAATAATATACTATGGTTCATCGATTACCGAAGGAGGATGTGCACCCAGACCGGGAACGGCTTACACCAGCATACTGTCAAGATGGCTGGACGCCGATTACTTTAACTACGGATTTTCAGGCGGTGCGAAGGGCGAACTTGTATTTGCCGAATATATCGCAAAACATAAAAATATTTCGGTCTTTGTATATGACTATGATCACAATGCGCCGACTCCCGAGCATCTTGCCAATACCCATGAACCCTTTTTCAAGGTTATAAGAGAGGCTCACCCGGATATCCCGATAGTAATGATGTCCCGTCCGGATTTTGACAGGGATCCTAAGGACAGCATTGAACGAAGAAACATAATTTATCAGACATACATTAATGCAAAGAAATCCGGCGATAATAATGTATATTTCGTAGACGGCATGCAGTTCTTCGGGCCTGTGGGCAGAAGTGAATGCACGATTGACGGCTGCCACCCTAACGCCCTTGGGTTCATGCGTATGGCCGAAACCCTTTACCCGCTTATGTCACATCTTCTCAGAGATTACCGTTAAAAAATCAACGGACGGCATTCCTGGCAGAATGCCGTCCGTTTTTCAGCCGCGTTCATTCGGTTCATTACATGCCATGCCCTGCATATTGCCCATATTTGCTAAATAAGGCTTCAAACATATGAGATATGTTTTACGACGAAATGGAATCAAGGTATTCCTTAACCTTTTTCATATCCTGGTACAATTCCTCTTTTTTGGACGGATCCCTCAGAACCGCTGCCGGGTGATAAGTAGGCATTATTCTGAAAAATCCCGGTCTGTCGACCCAGTTGCCACGAACCTTGGTGATGCGCGCGTCACCCCCGACAATGTACCTTAACGCCGTACCGCCAAGACAGACTATAATTTTAGGTTTTATGTATCTTACCTGGAATCTGAGATAAGGAAGACATGCCTCAGCCTCTTCCCTTGTAGGCTCTCTGTTATTCGGCGGCCGGCATTTGACAATATTG from Thermoclostridium stercorarium subsp. stercorarium DSM 8532 harbors:
- a CDS encoding SGNH/GDSL hydrolase family protein, translated to MKIYKITDPPIKIYGLNVIDPDNGNFWRLTPDIMEKMPQYNIVGKRCIGGRVRFVTDSATITIRMELKTLNVDRAIPLPGSAGADVYFGTGIQSRFAGYVAPTNYNETDKTVETKLVKSSKPETVTINLPRNEQIASMEIGIDDGANIYQAAEYRVNSPIIYYGSSITEGGCAPRPGTAYTSILSRWLDADYFNYGFSGGAKGELVFAEYIAKHKNISVFVYDYDHNAPTPEHLANTHEPFFKVIREAHPDIPIVMMSRPDFDRDPKDSIERRNIIYQTYINAKKSGDNNVYFVDGMQFFGPVGRSECTIDGCHPNALGFMRMAETLYPLMSHLLRDYR
- a CDS encoding uracil-DNA glycosylase produces the protein MMQDLKLYENFVKACQNCTKCDLAKTRTNVVIGRGNNINAPVMLVGEGPGEQEDLTGLPFVGRAGKLLDHLLNALMFSPEDYYICNIVKCRPPNNREPTREEAEACLPYLRFQVRYIKPKIIVCLGGTALRYIVGGDARITKVRGNWVDRPGFFRIMPTYHPAAVLRDPSKKEELYQDMKKVKEYLDSISS